In Polynucleobacter sp. AP-Ainpum-60-G11, one DNA window encodes the following:
- the secB gene encoding protein-export chaperone SecB gives MTEQTTSTPDAADNSKEPGFRIQRIYLKDLSLEQPNAPQILLVAAEPQVEVEVDVAVTRLGDEIFEVALIATVTAKVESKVLFLVEAKQAGIFEFSNIPPEQIDPMLGIACPTILYPYLRSNIADTISRAGFQPIHLNEINFHGMYEHRLMQAAQAAPTESSSADESKIILPH, from the coding sequence ATGACTGAACAAACTACTTCCACTCCAGATGCAGCAGATAACTCAAAAGAGCCTGGCTTCCGCATTCAACGTATTTACCTCAAGGACTTGTCTTTAGAGCAGCCAAACGCACCACAAATTTTATTAGTCGCGGCTGAGCCTCAAGTTGAGGTTGAGGTGGATGTTGCCGTCACTCGCTTGGGCGATGAAATTTTTGAGGTGGCCTTAATTGCGACAGTGACTGCTAAAGTTGAAAGCAAGGTTCTCTTTTTGGTCGAAGCTAAGCAAGCGGGTATTTTTGAATTTAGCAATATTCCACCAGAGCAAATTGATCCCATGTTAGGCATTGCTTGCCCAACGATTTTGTACCCTTACTTGCGCTCAAACATTGCTGACACCATCAGCCGTGCAGGCTTCCAGCCAATTCATTTGAATGAGATTAATTTCCACGGTATGTATGAGCACCGCCTGATGCAGGCTGCGCAAGCCGCTCCAACGGAAAGCAGTTCTGCCGATGAAAGCAAAATCATTCTTCCCCACTAA
- the grxC gene encoding glutaredoxin 3, which yields MPSVTMYSTQVCPYCVMAEKLLQKKGVANLEKILIDRDPAQREIMMTRTGRRTVPQIYIGETHVGGYDDLVALDRAGQLDPLLA from the coding sequence ATGCCGTCAGTCACGATGTACAGCACCCAAGTTTGCCCTTACTGCGTTATGGCAGAGAAGCTATTGCAAAAAAAGGGTGTGGCCAATTTAGAGAAGATTCTGATTGATCGAGATCCCGCACAACGCGAAATCATGATGACGCGTACGGGTCGTCGTACTGTGCCGCAAATTTATATTGGCGAAACCCATGTTGGTGGTTATGACGATCTTGTCGCCTTAGACCGTGCTGGCCAACTTGACCCCCTATTAGCTTAA
- a CDS encoding rhodanese-like domain-containing protein: MNFLTQIDNLALIALLFVSGAALFLPTLSTLISGKGLSPSEATIWINRRKAAVLDLRPESDFKAGHLPGSKHMVAERIAAGVDKLKLDRKNPVILVCQSGISARKVVPELKKLGFSEVAVLDGGVQGWQAAALPLVK; this comes from the coding sequence ATGAACTTTCTCACGCAAATTGATAATTTAGCGCTTATCGCCCTCTTGTTTGTCTCAGGCGCAGCGCTTTTCCTCCCCACATTATCTACGCTTATTAGCGGAAAAGGCTTATCGCCCTCAGAGGCAACTATTTGGATCAATCGTCGTAAAGCCGCCGTTTTGGACTTGCGTCCAGAATCGGACTTTAAGGCTGGCCATCTGCCGGGATCAAAACATATGGTGGCAGAGCGAATCGCTGCTGGAGTCGACAAACTCAAGCTAGACCGTAAAAATCCCGTCATCTTGGTATGCCAGTCTGGTATCAGTGCCCGTAAGGTAGTCCCAGAGTTGAAGAAGTTAGGGTTTTCTGAAGTTGCGGTCTTAGATGGCGGCGTTCAAGGTTGGCAGGCTGCAGCCTTGCCATTGGTCAAATAA
- the gpmA gene encoding 2,3-diphosphoglycerate-dependent phosphoglycerate mutase, producing the protein MKQLVLIRHGESAWNLENRFTGWADVDLTPKGTEQALTAGENLRKAGYEFDIAYTSVLRRAIRTLWHVQDKMDLMWLPVVHSWRLNERHYGALTGLNKAETAQQYGDAQVHIWRRSYDVRPPLLEKGDERNPQNDRRYEKLSATDIPLGECLKDNVERVLPLWNESIAPALKAGKRVLLVAHGNSIRSLIKYLDQVSDEDIMEINVPNGIPLVYELDDNLKPIQHFYLD; encoded by the coding sequence ATGAAACAACTTGTCCTTATTCGTCATGGCGAATCCGCCTGGAACCTTGAAAACCGCTTCACTGGCTGGGCGGACGTTGACTTAACCCCAAAGGGCACTGAACAAGCCCTGACTGCAGGTGAAAATCTTCGTAAAGCAGGCTATGAGTTTGATATCGCCTACACCTCAGTTCTTAGAAGAGCTATTCGCACCTTGTGGCATGTTCAGGACAAGATGGACCTCATGTGGCTACCCGTTGTTCATAGCTGGAGACTCAATGAGCGCCACTATGGCGCCCTCACCGGTCTAAATAAGGCTGAAACTGCACAACAGTACGGAGATGCCCAGGTCCATATTTGGCGTCGCTCCTACGATGTACGCCCACCGCTCCTGGAAAAAGGGGATGAGCGCAACCCCCAAAATGATCGTCGTTACGAAAAACTGAGCGCTACTGATATTCCCCTGGGCGAGTGCCTCAAAGATAACGTCGAGCGCGTATTACCTCTCTGGAATGAATCTATCGCACCTGCTCTCAAGGCAGGCAAACGCGTATTGCTTGTTGCACATGGCAACAGTATTCGCTCATTAATTAAGTATCTCGACCAGGTTTCTGACGAAGACATTATGGAAATCAACGTCCCTAATGGCATCCCGCTTGTATATGAGCTCGATGACAACCTCAAACCCATTCAGCATTTTTATTTGGATTAA